Within the Actinomycetota bacterium genome, the region GAACGCCTGCCGGACGTGGGCGAGCTCGTTCATGTCCGATCCCGCCGCTGGCTCGTCGAGGATGTCGTCGAGCCCGACGATCCCGCGCACTCAGCGCGCGTCCAGCTCGCGTGCGCTGACGATGACGCGCAGGGGCAGATCCTCGAGGTCTTCTGGGATCACGAGATCGATCGCTGGATCATGGAAGAGGAAGGTTGGGCGGATCTCGCCTCGAAGGGTTTCGACCAGCCGGACCGGTTCGCGGCCTTCTTCCACACGCTGCGTTGGGGTTGCGTCACCGCGACCGACCCGGACCTGTTCCAGGCGCCGTTCCGCGCTGGCATCAAGATCGACGCATATCAGATGGAGCCGCTCCGCAAGGCTTTGCGACTCCCGCGCGTCAACCTCTTCATCGCCGACGACACGGGCCTTGGCAAGACGATCGAGGCGGGGTTGATCGCACGCGAGTTGCTGCTGCGCAAGAAGGCGAAGACGATCGTCGTAGGCGCGCCGGCATCGGTCCTCGAGCAATGGAAAGGAGAACTCGAGGACCGCTTCGGGCTGGCGTTCGAGATCTTGGACCGCAACTACATAACACGGATGCGACGCGAACGCGGGTTCGGCGTGAACCCGTGGCGCACGCACAGCCGATTCCTCATCTCGCACAACCTGCTGATCAACCCGGCCTACGCGGACCCGATGCGCGAATGGCTAGGCCCAATGCTCCCTGGCAGCCTGCTCATCCTCGACGAAGCACACCACGCTGCACCGTCGAGCGGGGGCAAGTACGGGATCGAGACGAAGTTCACACGCGCGATCCGCGACCTCTCCTCGCGGTTCGAACATCGCCTGTTCCTCTCGGCCACGCCGCACAATGGCCACTCGAACAGTTTCTCGACGTTGATGGAATTGCTCGATCCCTACCGCTTCACGCGCGGCGTTCCGGTGCGGAAGGCAGCGATGGAAGAGGTGATGGTGCGTCGCCTCAAGGAGGACATCCGCAACGTCCAGGGTGGATTCCCGAAGCGCATCGTCGAGCGGGTCGCGATCGACGACCTGCCGGATGATGCGCCGGAGATCGTGCTGTCGAAGCTCCTCGACGAGTATCGAACCGCGCGGGAGGAACGGTTCAAAGGCACGAGCAAGCGCTCGCGGGCGGCCGCCGGACTGCTCGTCGTCGGGTTGCAGCAGCGACTGCTGTCATCGACCGAAGCGTTCGCTCGCACCCTGAAGGTTCACCGCGCCACGGTCGAGCGCCACTGGGAGAAGGCGGCGAAGGAAGCCACTGAGACCGCAACCGAGCACGATGCAAGTCTGTTCACGTCATCGCCGGACGCCGACGACGAGCGGGCGACATGGGAGCCGGACGAGCAAGAGGCGGAGGAAGCCGCGCAGACGGAGAGCGTGACGCGGCTGGCCGAAGTCGAAACGAGCCGCGACGAGGAAGCTGAGCGGCTCTGGAAGCGTGAGCAAGCCCTGCTCGACCAGATGCAAACGATCACCGACCAGTCGCGGCACATGCCCGACGCGAAGGTTCGGTGCCTGCTCGACTGGATCCGCGACAACATGTGTCCCGATCTGCCGGCGTTCGGAAAGCAGCTCAAGGGTGCAGCGCCGACCTGGAACGAACGACGCGTGCTGATCTTCACCGAGAACCGCGAGGGAACGAAGCGCTACCTAAAGAGCATCCTGGAGCAAGCGATCGAAGGGACCGACCGCGCCGACGAGCGCATCGCGGTCATCGACGGTCTCACGGCGGGCGCGCGCCGCAAGGAGATCCAGCGACGCTTCAATGTGGATCCCGCGAAGGAGCCGTTGCGCATCCTGCTCGCAACCGATGCCGCGCGCGAAGGCCTCAACTTCCAGGCCCACTGCGCGGACCTGTTCCACTTCGACCTTCCATGGAATCCGGGGCGCATCGAGCAGCGCAACGGCCGTATCGACCGCAAATTGCAGCCCGCCGACGAAGTGCGCTGCCACTACTTCGTCCTGCCGCAGCGCGCGGAAGACCACGTCCTGGAGGTTCTCGTCAAGAAGACCGAGAGGATCAAGAAGGAACTGGGCAGCCTCTCGAAGGTCATCGAAGACGATGTCGAGCGCATCCTTGCTCAGGGGATCCGCCACGCCGACGTGGACAAGCTCTTGCAGCAGATCGAGGACGCAGACATCGAGGCGGAGCGCAAGCGCCGGACCGAGGAAGAACTCGATGTAGCGAGGGATCGCGAAGAGAAACTCAAGACACAGATCGCGAAGTGCCAGACGCTCCTCGAGCGCTCGCGGGAGTGGGTCGGGTTCGAGGCACCAGCCTTCCGCAGCGCACTGTCTTGCTCGCTCGAACTGATCGGCTCCGAGGCCCTGACCGAGTCCACCGATGAACACGGACGCAAGGTCTGGACGTTCCCCCCGTTGGACCGTCGCGTCGAGACCGACCCGAGCTGGGCCGCGACGCTCGATTCCCTGCGCGTCCCGCGGCGCAGCGATCAGAAGGTAACGGACTGGCGGCGAGAAGCCCCTGTTCGCCCCGTCGTATTCGAAGACGCCGGTGTGCTCAGCGACGACACGGTTCATCTTCACCTAGAGCAGCGCGTCGCCCAGCGGCTCCTGGCCCGGTTCCGCGCACAGGGCTTCATCCACCATGACCTGTCGCGCGCCTTCCTGGCGCAGGCAGCCGACTCCATCCCGCGCGTCATCCTGCTCGGCCGATTAGCGCTCTACGGGAGCGGAGCGGAGCGCCTCCATGAGGAGTTGGTTCCGATCACTGCGCGGTGGCTCGAGCCTTCGCAGCGCAAGAAGCCGCTGAAGGCCTACGGGCGCGACGCGGAATCCAAGACCCTTGAGCTCCTGGATGAGTCACTGCAAGGGGGTCGCGTCCAGCCTAATGACGCGATCCGTGACAAGCTCCTCGATGCAGCCGCAGGGGACATCGCGGAGCTTCTCCCACAGCTCGAGCCACGCGCACAAGAACTCGTCGCAGCCGCGACCGACAAGCTCCGCAGCCGCGGAGAACGCGAAAGGAAGGACCTCGTGGAAACGCTCGAGCGTCAGCGCGAGCGGGTCATCGCCGAACTCGCGAAGCACGAGAAGGACCACAAGCAACTCACGCTCGACTTCGATGTCGAGGAGCGCCGGCAACTCGAGGCGAACATGGGTTTCTGGAAGACGCGCCTGAAGCAGTTCGACCAAGACCTTGAGACCGAGCCGCAGCGGATCAGAGACTTCTACGAGGTTCGCGCGCACCGCATTGAACCCGTGGGCCTGGTCTACCTCTGGCCGGAGACCAACTGACGATGGCCAAGCTCGACCCCCAGGTTATCGACCACCTCGAGTGGCTCGGTTTCGTGCAGCCGACGGGCCTGGTCGTTTCGGCCCCAGCACTGGTACGCGCCGGCGCGATCCTCGATCGGCGTGATGTCGAAGGTCAGCGCCTGCTTCAGGCGAGCGTGGCCCAGCGGCCGGGTCCGACCGATGCAGACCCGGTCGACTACCTCCCGGACTTCCGTGCGTTCGCTGAGCAGGTTCTCGGATGGGGCTTCTCTCCCAAGGCTTACGCGGGCACAGACGAAGTCCCGGTGCCCGATGAGCTCTCGGTCGCCTTACCGGCCTACGACGAGATGTTGCGCCCCCACTTCGCCGTGCGCGATCTGGAGCCGGCCGAGGGTGCGTGCCGGTGGCAGTTGCTGGTCCGTGTGCTCGAGACCGGACAGGGGTTCGATGATGAGATCCGCGAAGGCGGGCATCTGGAAGCGAGCCCGACCAGCCGCATGGAGCGGCTGCTGCGCGAGAGCGGCGCCCCGGCGGGACTCCTGTTCAATGGTCATGCGCTGCGGCTGATCTCCGCGCCGCGCGGCGAAAGCTCGGGCTGGGTCAACTTCGCGGTCGCCGACATGCTCCAGACCGCGGGCCGGCCGATCTGCACCGCGATGCGCCTGCTGCTCGGTCAGACCCGGCTCCTCACCCTGCCAAGGAACCAACGGCTGCCCGCGCTGCTCGACGAGAGCCGCAAGTTCCAGAACGAGGTCAGCGAAAAGCTCGCCGAACAGGTCCTGCACGCACTGTACGAACTGCTGCGCGGATTCCAGGCGGCCCACGACGCGAGCGGGGCCACGCTCCTGTGTGACCCGCTCCAGGACGATCCAGACGAGGCGTATCGCGCCTGGCTCACCGTTATCCTCAGACTCGTGTTCCTCCTGTACGCCGAGGAGCGCGACATGCTCCCCGGCGACGCCACCTACACCCAGCACTATTCGCTCGGTGGCCTCTTCGAACGCCTGCGCGAAGATGCGGCGCTGTTCCCGGACACGATGGACCAACGGTTCGGAGCGTGGGCACAGTTGTTGGTGCTGTTCCGGATTGTGTTCGACGGGGCGACGACGCTGGACCTGCCGCAGCGTCACGGCGCGCTGTTCGACCCGGACCGCTTCCCGTTCTTGGAGGGGCGCCGATCGGCAGGAAGCCGCCAAGTGCACGAACGCATCCAAGCACCGCTCGTCCCGGATGGAACCATCTACCGGGTGTTAGAGGACCTGCTCATCCTCGATGGTGAACGCATCTCGTACCGGGCGCTGGACGTCGAGCAGATCGGTTCGGTGTACGAGACCATGATGGGCTTCCGCCTCGAGACGACGACCGGAACCTCTGTCGCGGTGAAAGCGCAGAAGAAGCACGGCGCCCCGACGGCGCTCGACCTTGAGGAACTACTCGCCCAGCCGGGGAAGTCCCGGACCAAGTGGATCCTCGACCGCGCCGACCGCAAGGTTCCACCCAAGGTCGCGAAGTCTGCCGAAACCGCCGAGTCGCTCGCCGATCTGCATGCCGCGCTGGAGTCCATGATCGACAAGGCGGCCACGCCAGACCTCGTCCCCAAGGGCGCGATGGTGTTGCAGCCAAGCGAGGAACGCCGGCGCTCGGGCTCGCACTACACGCCGCGCGCCCTCACCGAACCGATCGTCCGAACGACCTTCGAGCCGATCCTCGCGCGCCTCCGCGGAGGCGATGGCTTGGTGCCGACGCCCGAGCAGATCCTCGACCTCAAGGTCTGCGACCCCGCGATGGGGTCGGGGGCGTTCCTCGTCGAAGCCTGTCGGCAGTTGGGTGACGCTCTCATCGAGTCCTGGCGCGCGCACGATCAAGTTCCTGTCATCCCACCCGACGAGGACGAGGTCATCTTCGCGCGGCGCTTGGTCGCCCAACGCTGTCTCTACGGCGTAGACCGCAACCCGGTTGCCGTCGACCTGGCGAAGGTGTCGCTCTGGCTGGCGACTCTGGCGCGTAATCATGCCCTGACGTTCGTCGACCACGCCCTGCGTCACGGCGACTCCCTCGTCGGTCTCTCGGTGTCCCAGATCGAGAACTTCCACTGGGATCCCGCCGTTGACTTCAAGAGGCCGCTTCGGGACCGCATGGTCGAGCACCTCGACGAGGTGTCGCGGTTGCGTTCGCAGATCCGTGAAGCGGACGAGGGCACCGGCGACTGGGAGTTGCGGGATCTGTGGGACAAGGCGTCCTTCGAACTCGACCGTGTGCGGCTGCTTGGTGATCTGGTCATCGCAGCCTTCTTCGAAGGCGCGAAGACAAGTGATCGCGAGGTCATCCGCACGCGCTACGTCCAAGCGGTCACCCAGGGTAATGCTCACGAGTATCGCGGAATGTTGAACGACCTCCGCAGCGCGGATCCGCCACTCGTTCCCTTCCACTGGGAGATCGAGTTCCCCGAGTCATTCGACCGCGAGAACCCTGGCTTCGACGCAATCGTCGGCAACCCCCCTTTCGCGGGTCGCACCACAACTACGCACGCGAACGCGTCTGGGTACCTAGACTGGCTGAAGCTGTTGCACGAAGGTAGCCACGGCAACTCGGACTTGGTCGCCCATTTTTTCCGCCGAGCCTTCACGCTGATTCGAAGTGACGGAGCGTTCGGGTTGATTGCCACCAACACAGTCGCGCAAGGAGATACTCGGGCAACCGGTCTCTATTGGATCCGAGCAAATGGCGGTGAGATCTATAGCGCGGAAAGGCGTCGGAAGTGGCCGGGCAGAGCTGCGGTAGTAGTGAGTGTGGTTCATGTCGCGAAAGGGCGCCTACTCAATCGACCGACCATCGACCGTCAGCCCGTAGAGAAAATCACTGCCTTCCTCTTCCACGCTGGGGATGATTCCGATCCATCGAGGCTCCGATCGAATGCCCGACGGGCCTTCCAGGGAAGCGTGGTCGTAGGCCTCGGCTTCACGTTCGACGAATCAGACGGAGAGGGGGAAGCTAACTCAATGACGGAACTGGCGCGCCTGCAAGTCGAAGATGAGCGGTGTCGCCAAGTCATATACCCGTACATAGGAGGAGAGGACCTGGCGTCCAATCCCCACCATAAGCACCAACGGTACATCATCAACTTCGGTTCGCGTTCTGAGGCTGATTGTCGGAGAGAGTGGCCAATGCTTATGAATATCGTCGAGGCGAAGGTGCGCCCCACCAGGGAGGCTGCACTTGCCAAGTCCTTCAGCAAAGACAAGGCCAAGCGGGCTGAACGATGGTGGCAATTCGCGCGAACGGCCGGGGAACTATACGAGGCCATTGAGCATATCAGTCGTGTTCTTGCGATCTCTCAGACTAGTGCGACGCCAGCATTCGCGTTCCTTCCGAAGGGAATGGTCTATTCCAACAAGCTCGTATTGATAGCTCTAGATTCGTGTGCGGCCTTTGCCGCACTGCAGAATCGCGTTCATGATGAATGGTCGCGCTTCTTCGGCTCAACGATGAAGGACGACCCCGTTTACACGCCCTCGGACTGTTTCGAGACGTTCCCGTTCCCCGAGAATTGGGAAACGCACCCGGATCTCGAGACGGTCGGCAAGGCTTACTACGAGTTCCGCGCGGACCTGATGATCCGCAACGACGAAGGGCTCACGAAGACCTACAACCGTTTCCATGATCCCGACGAGCGCGACCCGAGAATCATGAAACTCCGCGAACTGCACGCTGCGATGGATCGTGCGATGCTCGATGCCTATGGCTGGAACGATGTGCCGACCGATTGCGACTTCCTGTTGGACCACGAGGTCGACGAAGAGGACAGCAAGCGCAAGAAGCCGTGGCGGTATCGCTGGCCCGACGAGGTCCGCGACGATGTTCTCGCGCGGCTGCTGCAACTCAACGCCGAGCGCGCCGCCGCCGAGACCCGTTCCGGTGCGACCCCCAAGCGAGCAACGGGGCGGTCCAAGCGTGAGGGACAGATCCCTGAAACGTTGGGTCTTTTCGAATGAGCGAGAAGAAGCCGCCTATCCAGTCCTTGACCGTCTTCCTCATCAAGACGGGCACGAAGGCGTATGAGGAGGCTCTCGACGAAGACGAGGTCAGGGTCCTCACCCGATATGAACTCGACTCATCCACGCCATTCGAGGGGGTCGTGTTCCTGGGGCCTCAGCAAACCGCTCAGCCGCGATGGTTCGACTTCCTCGAGGCTGGCGTGAAGGGGAATCTCGATCGTCGCCGTAACTCAAACACTAGCTCCGTCCTCTTCATCAAATCCGCAAAGAGAATCCTTGCTTTCACCTTCGGCTACGGCAGAAGCTGGTTGCGGCCGAACCGGATCGAGCGGGGGTTCGGGCTTCGTGTCGTGCTCAACACGGTCGACGAGGCCGGGTTGCGAAGCGTCGATACGAAGACGGTGCAGGAGCTAACGGTGCACACTCGCCGCCAGACCAGCCGCAGCTCGCGGCTTTCAGAATTCGGGGTCGACAAGGAGGAGGACCTCCTAGGCTCTGTGGCGGGCGTGCCCAGCGACCCAGCTTTTGCAAGAGTCGTGAGCGGCGCCGACGCCCTGCAGTTTCGAGCGTCGCTCGAATTCGGCGACCTCGGAGCCAAATGCCGGGAAGTCCTAAACGCGTACCGGAGTGACAGCTACAAGAAGCGGGGATTCGAGTTCGTGGATCACGTCAAGACTGTGACGGATCCGGAAATGATCGGAATGCTGGACGAACAACTCCTGCCGGCTCTTCGACTCGGGAGCAGTGATGGGCTACACATGGCACCGCCCGAGATAGTCGACTGCGACAGGATTGACGGGTTCAGTTTCGTCAAGAGTGGGGCTCCAGAACCGGACCTGTCGCTCGGATCGCTCCATGCCCAGATTCGCAGTCCAGAGAACATCTCCATCGAGCGACTCCGACGCCAACGGATCTTCCTTCATTTTGCGGAGTCCGCGGAGCCAATCTCGAGGTGGTCCGTCTATCGCGCCCTCGTTGCTGAGAGGGACGTGAAGGGGCGGCGCTATGTCCTCTCCGGGGGCGAATGGCATGAGATCGAGAAACAGTTCTCCAAGAGAATCGACAACCGGGTCGATCGCATCCCAAGGGCAGGTCTGAACCTCCCGTCGGCGAAGCAAGGTGAGTATGAAGGGGCATACAACAAACGTGCAGCTGGGCGCGGCATCTATCTCCTGGACAAGAAGTGTGTGCGCGCCGACGGGGACCAGATCGAGTTGTGCGACCTTTACGTAAGCAACGATCGTCAGTTTGTCCACGTGAAGCGATGGAACCAGTCCTCGACGCTAAGCCATCTCTTCGCACAGGCCCGAGTTTCCGCAGAGGCCTTCCTGTCCGATGAGGGGTTCCGTGAGGAGGCGCGGGTGCTCCTGGCGGATCGCGCCGCCTCCCTCGCTGCGCATGTCCCTCGCGACCGTCCGGATCCAAATCGCTATCGAGTCGTCTTCGCCATTATCAAAGGCGGACCGGGCTGGAGGCGTGCACTTCCATTCTTCTCCAAGTTGCATCTAGTGCGGTCAGCTGAGTCGCTCCGGACCTTGGGGTTCGACGTACGCCTCGAGAGGATAGAAGTCGAATGAGAACTACGTCACCGGTCGAAGTCCGTGAAAGTCTCGTGCAGGCCCTTCGACTCGACCTGGTCGGCCCCTGGGTCGATCATGCGTTCATCGACGAGCAACTGCCGGGTTGGGTTCGCCCGTCGACCTGGTATCTGGGAGGGTTCTTGATCCCCTCGGGAAGCCCGCCTGAATCCCAGGGTGACGACGATGAGAGTGACGACGTCGACGAGATCCCGGAGTCGGGTGGCGCCAGCGAAGAGAACGCCGACGATCGCAAGGCCGCCAAGAAGGGGTTCTTCCCGTCCTCGATGGGGCTGAGCTTCCTCACGCCGGCCGGCGCGAACGACCTGACCGTGACCGTCCGTTGGGGGGACTACCGACAGGTAGACGCGCCGCCCGATGGGGCGAACGGCGAGGGCGGAGGCGACGGCGACGGCGACGGCGACGGCGAGGGGGATGCGGGAAGCGGCAACGGCGAGGGCGGGAAGTCCTCGAAGAAACTTTGGCAGCGTTTCGAGCGCATTGAGCGAATCACGGTCCCGGTCGCGTCCAAGGTTCATCCGGTTCCGAACTCGGATGGCCTCGAGGTGCAGGTGGTCGAACGTCCGATCTCCGATGAGATGGACGAGCAGATCCCGCGCGGAACCCGCTCCGTTTCGGTGTTCCTGGTCAACCGGCGGACTCCCAACGAGGACGCACCGGACGAAGGATTCGTGTTCCAGGCGGAGTTGCGGGTGGGGTGCGAACGGCCCTTCGTGCCGCGGCCGGATCTGCGGGGCCGGCTCGCCGAAGACTGGGACGAACAAGTCGCGGACCTTCATTTCGCGGACTCTCCCGGATACGCGACCGGCCACGGGGTTTCGGTCGGGTGGACGATCACCGACGACGAGAGTCGCGAGCTGTGGACCACCTGGATCCCCGACGCCGAGGTCGAGAAGACCGCCACGGTCGCGGTTGCGGGAGTCGAACTCGCGATGGAGGCCCTCGGCGCGTTGACGGACGGCGCCGCCGCGAAGGCGGCGCTCGAGCCGCTGGTCCAGCAGTACCGGACCTGGATCGATGAGCGTCGACCGCTGATCGACGCGCTGTCGGGATCGCGTCGTGACGCGGCGGAAGAACTCGTTCGACTCGCTGGGATCGCGGCGGATCGGATCGAGCGCGGTATAGACGTGCTCGCGTCCGATCCGGACGCGTTGGATTCTTTCCGTGTCGCGAACCGAGCCGTGTCGCGGGCGCTGCGGCGTCGGCTCGATATCGCGGACCCGAAGTGGCGGGCGTTCCAGCTTGCGTTCATCCTGCTGAACTTGCCCGGACTCGCCGATCCGACCGATCCTCATCGAGAGACGGTCGATCTGTTGTTCTTCCCGACCGGCGGCGGGAAAACGGAGGCCTACCTAGGCCTGGCCGCATTCACGATGGTCCTGCGCCGCTTGCGGCATCCGCAGGACGCTGGTCTTGCTGGTGCGGGGGTCAGTGTCATCATGCGTTACACGCTGCGACTGCTGACACTCGATCAGCTTGCGCGCGCGGCAGGTCTCGTGTGTGCGCTCGAACTCGAACGAGAGGCCGATGTTCCGCGGTACGGGACGTGGTCCTTCGAGATCGGGCTGTGGGTGGGCAAGGCGGCAACGCCCAACATCCTCGGAAAGAAGGGTGATGGCCGCAGCGACAGCGCGCGAGCGAAGGTCAATCAGTTCAAGAACGACCCGAAGAGTAAGCCGTCACCGATCCCGCTCGAGAACTGTCCGTGGTGCGATGCGCGCTTCCAACCGACATCGTTCACTTTGCTTCCCGATAGCGATAAACCAAGCGAACTGCGCATCGTCTGCGCGAACTTCGAGTGTGACTTCACGCGCGACCGTCC harbors:
- the drmD gene encoding DISARM system SNF2-like helicase DrmD — encoded protein: MTELGQHRGGRAADLLPERLPDVGELVHVRSRRWLVEDVVEPDDPAHSARVQLACADDDAQGQILEVFWDHEIDRWIMEEEGWADLASKGFDQPDRFAAFFHTLRWGCVTATDPDLFQAPFRAGIKIDAYQMEPLRKALRLPRVNLFIADDTGLGKTIEAGLIARELLLRKKAKTIVVGAPASVLEQWKGELEDRFGLAFEILDRNYITRMRRERGFGVNPWRTHSRFLISHNLLINPAYADPMREWLGPMLPGSLLILDEAHHAAPSSGGKYGIETKFTRAIRDLSSRFEHRLFLSATPHNGHSNSFSTLMELLDPYRFTRGVPVRKAAMEEVMVRRLKEDIRNVQGGFPKRIVERVAIDDLPDDAPEIVLSKLLDEYRTAREERFKGTSKRSRAAAGLLVVGLQQRLLSSTEAFARTLKVHRATVERHWEKAAKEATETATEHDASLFTSSPDADDERATWEPDEQEAEEAAQTESVTRLAEVETSRDEEAERLWKREQALLDQMQTITDQSRHMPDAKVRCLLDWIRDNMCPDLPAFGKQLKGAAPTWNERRVLIFTENREGTKRYLKSILEQAIEGTDRADERIAVIDGLTAGARRKEIQRRFNVDPAKEPLRILLATDAAREGLNFQAHCADLFHFDLPWNPGRIEQRNGRIDRKLQPADEVRCHYFVLPQRAEDHVLEVLVKKTERIKKELGSLSKVIEDDVERILAQGIRHADVDKLLQQIEDADIEAERKRRTEEELDVARDREEKLKTQIAKCQTLLERSREWVGFEAPAFRSALSCSLELIGSEALTESTDEHGRKVWTFPPLDRRVETDPSWAATLDSLRVPRRSDQKVTDWRREAPVRPVVFEDAGVLSDDTVHLHLEQRVAQRLLARFRAQGFIHHDLSRAFLAQAADSIPRVILLGRLALYGSGAERLHEELVPITARWLEPSQRKKPLKAYGRDAESKTLELLDESLQGGRVQPNDAIRDKLLDAAAGDIAELLPQLEPRAQELVAAATDKLRSRGERERKDLVETLERQRERVIAELAKHEKDHKQLTLDFDVEERRQLEANMGFWKTRLKQFDQDLETEPQRIRDFYEVRAHRIEPVGLVYLWPETN
- a CDS encoding DUF6119 family protein; this encodes MSEKKPPIQSLTVFLIKTGTKAYEEALDEDEVRVLTRYELDSSTPFEGVVFLGPQQTAQPRWFDFLEAGVKGNLDRRRNSNTSSVLFIKSAKRILAFTFGYGRSWLRPNRIERGFGLRVVLNTVDEAGLRSVDTKTVQELTVHTRRQTSRSSRLSEFGVDKEEDLLGSVAGVPSDPAFARVVSGADALQFRASLEFGDLGAKCREVLNAYRSDSYKKRGFEFVDHVKTVTDPEMIGMLDEQLLPALRLGSSDGLHMAPPEIVDCDRIDGFSFVKSGAPEPDLSLGSLHAQIRSPENISIERLRRQRIFLHFAESAEPISRWSVYRALVAERDVKGRRYVLSGGEWHEIEKQFSKRIDNRVDRIPRAGLNLPSAKQGEYEGAYNKRAAGRGIYLLDKKCVRADGDQIELCDLYVSNDRQFVHVKRWNQSSTLSHLFAQARVSAEAFLSDEGFREEARVLLADRAASLAAHVPRDRPDPNRYRVVFAIIKGGPGWRRALPFFSKLHLVRSAESLRTLGFDVRLERIEVE
- a CDS encoding DNA methyltransferase yields the protein MAKLDPQVIDHLEWLGFVQPTGLVVSAPALVRAGAILDRRDVEGQRLLQASVAQRPGPTDADPVDYLPDFRAFAEQVLGWGFSPKAYAGTDEVPVPDELSVALPAYDEMLRPHFAVRDLEPAEGACRWQLLVRVLETGQGFDDEIREGGHLEASPTSRMERLLRESGAPAGLLFNGHALRLISAPRGESSGWVNFAVADMLQTAGRPICTAMRLLLGQTRLLTLPRNQRLPALLDESRKFQNEVSEKLAEQVLHALYELLRGFQAAHDASGATLLCDPLQDDPDEAYRAWLTVILRLVFLLYAEERDMLPGDATYTQHYSLGGLFERLREDAALFPDTMDQRFGAWAQLLVLFRIVFDGATTLDLPQRHGALFDPDRFPFLEGRRSAGSRQVHERIQAPLVPDGTIYRVLEDLLILDGERISYRALDVEQIGSVYETMMGFRLETTTGTSVAVKAQKKHGAPTALDLEELLAQPGKSRTKWILDRADRKVPPKVAKSAETAESLADLHAALESMIDKAATPDLVPKGAMVLQPSEERRRSGSHYTPRALTEPIVRTTFEPILARLRGGDGLVPTPEQILDLKVCDPAMGSGAFLVEACRQLGDALIESWRAHDQVPVIPPDEDEVIFARRLVAQRCLYGVDRNPVAVDLAKVSLWLATLARNHALTFVDHALRHGDSLVGLSVSQIENFHWDPAVDFKRPLRDRMVEHLDEVSRLRSQIREADEGTGDWELRDLWDKASFELDRVRLLGDLVIAAFFEGAKTSDREVIRTRYVQAVTQGNAHEYRGMLNDLRSADPPLVPFHWEIEFPESFDRENPGFDAIVGNPPFAGRTTTTHANASGYLDWLKLLHEGSHGNSDLVAHFFRRAFTLIRSDGAFGLIATNTVAQGDTRATGLYWIRANGGEIYSAERRRKWPGRAAVVVSVVHVAKGRLLNRPTIDRQPVEKITAFLFHAGDDSDPSRLRSNARRAFQGSVVVGLGFTFDESDGEGEANSMTELARLQVEDERCRQVIYPYIGGEDLASNPHHKHQRYIINFGSRSEADCRREWPMLMNIVEAKVRPTREAALAKSFSKDKAKRAERWWQFARTAGELYEAIEHISRVLAISQTSATPAFAFLPKGMVYSNKLVLIALDSCAAFAALQNRVHDEWSRFFGSTMKDDPVYTPSDCFETFPFPENWETHPDLETVGKAYYEFRADLMIRNDEGLTKTYNRFHDPDERDPRIMKLRELHAAMDRAMLDAYGWNDVPTDCDFLLDHEVDEEDSKRKKPWRYRWPDEVRDDVLARLLQLNAERAAAETRSGATPKRATGRSKREGQIPETLGLFE
- the drmA gene encoding DISARM system helicase DrmA; its protein translation is MRTTSPVEVRESLVQALRLDLVGPWVDHAFIDEQLPGWVRPSTWYLGGFLIPSGSPPESQGDDDESDDVDEIPESGGASEENADDRKAAKKGFFPSSMGLSFLTPAGANDLTVTVRWGDYRQVDAPPDGANGEGGGDGDGDGDGEGDAGSGNGEGGKSSKKLWQRFERIERITVPVASKVHPVPNSDGLEVQVVERPISDEMDEQIPRGTRSVSVFLVNRRTPNEDAPDEGFVFQAELRVGCERPFVPRPDLRGRLAEDWDEQVADLHFADSPGYATGHGVSVGWTITDDESRELWTTWIPDAEVEKTATVAVAGVELAMEALGALTDGAAAKAALEPLVQQYRTWIDERRPLIDALSGSRRDAAEELVRLAGIAADRIERGIDVLASDPDALDSFRVANRAVSRALRRRLDIADPKWRAFQLAFILLNLPGLADPTDPHRETVDLLFFPTGGGKTEAYLGLAAFTMVLRRLRHPQDAGLAGAGVSVIMRYTLRLLTLDQLARAAGLVCALELEREADVPRYGTWSFEIGLWVGKAATPNILGKKGDGRSDSARAKVNQFKNDPKSKPSPIPLENCPWCDARFQPTSFTLLPDSDKPSELRIVCANFECDFTRDRPLPIVAVDEPIYRRLPAFLVATVDKFASLPWVGTSGVLLGGADRHDAHGFYGPAEPGQGGRLEAPLPPPDLIIQDELHLISGPLGTMAGLYESAIEALCARELDGRPVRPKIVASTATARRAQDQVQALFARPITHVFPPPGPDRRDSFFARTLPSTEVPARLYIGIAAQGRNPKVLMRRAWLALMGAAERAYRDAGGHKNTDNPADPYMTGLGYFNALRELGGARRILEEEVQNTVKEYGARKRIGEDPGLFHDRKTFSEVLELTSRVPTDKIAEARRRLGLAFHEKQRVDCAIATNMISVGLDIQRLGLMLVLGQPKTHSEYIQATSRVGRDDSKPGLVVTLLNIHKPRDRSHYERFRHYHDTFYRSVEVASVTPFSARALDRGLAGALVTLARHREPLLTPHRGAEKIAAVRADLEVALLDTFRARLEQQPISDPAELNERLLSVRSRIVDLLDSWLKIVDDYQQAGVEVQYQKYETVRAAARPLLREMLDEDFETEHHRKFRVNRSLRDVEPQVNLFIRDLTGTKGGGGK